In Mycolicibacterium aubagnense, the DNA window AGGACATGGTCACCGCACTGCACGCGCAGTGATTTGTGCACGATTTTCCGCGGGAGGCGCGGGAAACCGTGCACAAATCGCTAGGGAGACTGCGCCCAATCCCAGACGGACAGGTCGCCCTTGGGGTAGTTCATGCAGACGTCGGTGGCCTTGGCGACGACGCCCTTGTTGTTGAAGAAGATTTTGGCCCAGTTGCCCCAGTGGGTGGCCACCTGCTCGTAGTAGACGTTGGTGGCGGTGTCTTCGGAGTACTGGCGACGGCCGACGGGATCGAGCGAGAAGAACCAGTGGATGCGGTCCTGGGCCATCTGCTGGATGTCGGCCGGACGGTTGTGCATGTCGATCATGTAGCGCGAGTAGTAGACCGGGCTGGTGTCGCGGGCGGCGGCCAGGTACTGCTCGGCGTCACAGGTGGTGACGATGATGCGGTGGGGGATCGGGTAATCGTCGCTGGCATCGGCCGCGGCCGGTCCGGCGAGGGTCGTCGCGACCGCGCCCAGGGCTGCGACCGCCATGCCGGCACGCTTCAGACCACGCATGATCTCGACCATAGTCCTTACTCCTGTTTCCTAGATACCAGTGCTGCTGGAGGCTGTTTGCAGTTCGCCGGTCTGCTTGGGCTGCGGCCACGGCTCGGGCACCGGACGCTGACGCACGCGTTGCGGCCACCAGAACCACTTGCCCATGAGGGCGGCGATGGCCGGCGTCATCAGAGATCGGATGATCAACGTGTCGAACAACAGACCCAGACCGATGGTTGTTCCCACCTGACCGACCACGTGCAGCTCGCTGACCGCCATGGACATCATGGTGAAGGCGAACACCAGGCCGGCCGAGGTGACGACGGAGCCGGTGCCGCCCATGGACCGGATGATGCCGGTGTTGAGCCCGGCATGGATCTCTTCTTTGAACCGGGCGACGAGCAGCAGGTTGTAGTCCGCGCCCACGGCCAGCAGGATGATGACCGCCATCGCGATGACCATCCAGTGCAGGTTGAGCCCGATCAGGTGCTGCCACAACAGAACCGACAGGCCGAACGATGCGCCGAGGGACAACACCACGGTGCCCACGATGACCGCAGCGGCCACCACGGATCGCGTGATGATCAGCATGATCGCGAAAATCAGTGCGAGGGCGGAGATTCCGGCGATCAGGAGGTCGTAGTCAGCGCCTTCCTGCAGGTCCTTGAAGGTGGCTGCGGTGCCGCCGAGGTAGATCTTGGAGCCCTCCAAGGGAGTGCCCTTGATGGCCTCCTTGGCGGCGTTCTTGATGGCGTCGATGTGCGAGATGCCTTCGGCGCTCATCGGTTCGCCCTCGTGCGAGATGATGATCCGCACCGCCTTGCCGTCGGGCGAGATGAAGTTCTTCATGCCGCGCTTGAATTCGGCGTTGTCGAAGACTTCGGGCGGCAGGTAGAACGAGTCGTCGTTGCGGGAGTTGTCGAACGCCTCGCCCATTGCGCTGGCGTTGTCCTGCTGCGCCTGCATCTGATCCTGCAGACCCTTCTGGGTCTGGTACATGGTCAGCATGTACTGCTTCATGCGCGACATCGTCGAGATCATCTCGGGCATGAGCGCGACCATCTGAGGCATCAGCTTGTCGAGCTTCAGCATGTCCGGCATCAGGTTCTGGATGTCGTCGGTCATGGTGTCGATGCCGTCGAGGGTGTCGAAGATCGAGCGCATGGACCAGCAGACCGGGATGTCGTAGCAGTGCGGTTCCCAGTACAGGTAGTTGCGGATCGGCCGGAAGAAGTCGTCGAAGTCCGAGATGTGGTTACGCAGGTCGGCCACGTCCAGCGTCATGTTGACCATCTTGCCGACCATGCTGTGCGTGACGGCCGCCATCTGGGTGGTGATGCCCTGCATCTTCTTCATCGTGTCGATGTTGGTCTGCATGTCGTTGGCCTGCTTGAGCATGTTGGCCATCGAGTCCTGCGCGTACTTCTCGTTCATCTTCTGCGAGGTGCCGCTCATGCTCATCAGGAACGGGATCGAGGTGTGCTCGATCGGCTTTCCTTCAGGGCGCGTGATGGTCTGCGACCGGGAAATCCCGGGGACCTTGAAGATGGCCTTGGCAATCTTGTCGATCACCAGGAAGTCGGCGGAGTTGCGCAGGTCGTGGTCGCTCTCGATGAGCATCAACTCGGGGTTCATCCGCGCCGCGGAGAAGTGCCGGTCCGCCGCCGCATAGCCCTCGTTGGCGGGGATGTCGGCGGGCAGGTAGAGCCGGTCGTTATAGGCGGGCTGGTAGCCCGGCAGCGTGAGCAGGCCGACCAGTGACAGGGCGATGGTGCCGACCAGGATGGGGGCCGGCCAACGGACCACGACGGCACCGATCTTGCGCCAGCCGCGAACCCGCATTGCGCGCTTGGGCTCGAGCGTCTTGCGGAACCGGCTGGCCACCGAAATCACCGCGGGGCCGAGCGTCAGGGCGGCGAACACCACGGTCACCATGCCGATGGCGAGCGGCACGCCCAGCGACACGAAGTACGGCATGCGGGTGAAGTGCAGGCAGAACGTGGCGCCCGCGACGGTCAGGCCGGAACCCAGCACGACGTGGGCGGTGCCCTCGAACATGGTGTAGTACGCGTCTTCACGGGATTCGCCCGCGCCGCGCGCTTCCTGGTACCGGCCGATCAGGAAGATCGCATAGTCGGTGGCTGCCGCGATGGCCAGGGTGACCAGCAGGTTGGTGGCGAAGGTCGACAGGCCGATGATGTCGTAGAAGCCCAGCGCCGCGACGACGCCCTGCGCTGCCGACAGCTCGAGCACCACCATCATCAGGGTCAGCAGCACCGTGATGAATGACCGGTACACCAGCAGCAGGGTGACGATGATGACCAGGAACGTGACGCCCTCGATCATCTTGACGCTGCGGTCGCCGGCGATGTGCTGATCGGCGGCCAGCGCTGCCGGACCGGTCACGTAGACCTTCAAGTCGGGCGGCGTCTTGATGCCCTTGATGATGTCCTGCGCGGCCTGAACGGATTCGTTGGCCAGCGCCTCACCTTGGTTACCGCGCAGGTAGACCTGCACGTAGGCGGCCTTACCGTCGTTGCTCTGGGAGCCGGCCGCGGTCAGCGGGTCGCTCCAGAAGTCCTGGATGTGCTCGACGTGCCCGGTGTCGGCCTCGAGCTTCTTGATCATCTCGTCGTAGTAGGCGTGTGCCTCGGCGCCGAGGTGTTGATCGCTCTCCAGCACGATCATCACCGAGCTGTTCGACTTGAACTCCTGGAAAACCTCACCGACGTGCTTCGTCGCGATCACCGACGCCGCCTGATCGGGCGACATCGAGACCGAGCGCATCTTGCCGACCTCGTCCAGCGACGGGACGGCGCTGCCGAGGAAGATGATGACGCCGATCCAGAACAGGATCACCGGGATCGCGAACTTGCGGATCAGGCGGGCGATGCGCGACCGGTGGGGTGGCTGCCCGGCTTTGGGGATGACCGCTGTCGGTTCATCGGCAGTGTTGTTCACGGGGTGGCTCATGCAGATTTCACCAGGCAGAAGGTCTGGGCGTGCACGCCCGTGGAGGTGCGGGTGTCTTTCAGTTCGTCGTCGACGTGGACGGTGCAGGTGATGGAGTCACCGTCGCCCTGGGCGACGATGTTCGGCGACGCTGCCGGTGCGGTTGTGGACAGGACGAGTTTCCAGGGGAGCATGGCGTGGTCGACGCGCTGCGGCTTGGCGTCCAGGTCGAGGTAGTTGATGTCGGCGTAGGCGCCGGGTTCGCCGGTGATTTCGTAGGTGACGACCTTGGGCTTGAACGGTTTGGCGTCGTCGGCGAAGTTGCGTGGGGTGACGATGACGGGGTTCTGGCCGAAGTAGCCGCGCACGCGATGCACAGTGAAGCCGGCGACGAGGGCGACGGCGACGATGAGCAGCGGGATCCACGCCTTCTTGAGCGCATTGCCGATCATGCTGCGTACACCATGGTCGACCGCACTATCTACTCCCCGCTTCCCGGACCCTGACCGCGACAGGTTAGGTCATTTAAGTGTTAGATTAGACCAGTTAAGTTAATCATGGGAAACCTCCGCTGTGGGTGGCCCGTACCACCGTAGCCGGTTACCCGCAGCAGATCGAACCAAATGCACAGCAGGTCAATGGGATTGAACAGGCGGCGACGACTGTTCGAGGGAGCAGGGGCAGATGGCAACCAGCACGAATAGACTCCGTCACATGAAGGCACGCACTCTGGCCGGGGTAGCCGGTTCAATCGCCGCAGCCGCCCTTGCTGTCGGGATGGCCGTCCCCGCGCAGGCCGACCCGGACACCGATTTCGCCAACCAGCTGCACACCTACGGGATCTACGGTCCCAAGGACTACAACGCCTGGATCGGCAAGATCACCTGCCAGCGGCTCGACAACAACGTCGACCACAGCGCCACCGACTCGGCGGCGTTCCTGAAGAAGAACCTGCCCCGCAACAGCAGCTCGGAGCAGCAGGTCTACCAGTTCCTGAACGCGTCGTTCGACACGTACTGCCCGGACAAGCACGGCCTGCTGGTCGCGCTCGCCCAGTAGTTCCGGGCGTCGGCCCTGACGGTGCGCTAGTGCACCGTCAGCGCCGAGACATCCCAGATGTCGTCGCAGTACTCGGTGATCGCACGGTCCGACGAGAACTTCCCGCTGCGTGCGGTGTTCAGGATCGACATCCGCGTCCACCCCGCGGTGTTGTGCCACGCGGCGTCGACCCGGTCCTGGCAGGCGACGTACGACGCGTAGTCGGCGAGCACCAGGAACGGGTCGTCGAATCGCAGTGAATCGACCAACGGCCGGAAGACGTCCGTGTCACCGGCGGAGAAGGTGCCGTCGGCAATCAGGTCCAACGCGGCCCGCAGTTCCGCGCCCCCGTCGATGTCGCGCTCGATGTAGTCGCCCGGGCGGTAGCCGGCGGCCTTCACCTTTTCGACCTCACCTTCGGTCAAGCCGAACAGGAAGAAATTCTCCGCGCCCACCTCGTCGCGCATCTCGACGTTCGCGCCGTCCAGCGTGCCGATGGTCAGTGCGCCGTTGAGCATGAACTTCATGTTCCCGGTGCCCGAAGCTTCCTTGCCGGCCGTGGAGATCTGCTCGGACAGGTCGGCGGCCGGATAGATCAGGTGCGCGTTCTGCACGTTGAAGTTCGGCACGAACGCGACCTTCATGAACCGGCTCACCACCGGGTCGGCGTTCACCGTCTCGGCCACCGCGTTGATGAGCTTGATGATGCGCTTGGCCATGAAGTAGCCGGGCGCGGCCTTACCGCCGAACACGAACGCGCGCGGGGCGATCTGCAGGTCGGGGTTCTGCTTGAGCCGGTGGTAGAGCGTGGCGATGTGCAGCACGTTGAGGTGCTGCCGCTTGTATTCGTGGATTCGCTTGACCTGAATGTCGAAGAGCCAGTCCGGGTTGAGCTCGACACCGGTGTTGGTCTGGATATAGTCCGCCAGCCGGGCCTTGTTGG includes these proteins:
- a CDS encoding DUF5078 domain-containing protein — its product is MRGLKRAGMAVAALGAVATTLAGPAAADASDDYPIPHRIIVTTCDAEQYLAAARDTSPVYYSRYMIDMHNRPADIQQMAQDRIHWFFSLDPVGRRQYSEDTATNVYYEQVATHWGNWAKIFFNNKGVVAKATDVCMNYPKGDLSVWDWAQSP
- a CDS encoding DUF732 domain-containing protein, with translation MKARTLAGVAGSIAAAALAVGMAVPAQADPDTDFANQLHTYGIYGPKDYNAWIGKITCQRLDNNVDHSATDSAAFLKKNLPRNSSSEQQVYQFLNASFDTYCPDKHGLLVALAQ
- a CDS encoding MmpS family protein: MIGNALKKAWIPLLIVAVALVAGFTVHRVRGYFGQNPVIVTPRNFADDAKPFKPKVVTYEITGEPGAYADINYLDLDAKPQRVDHAMLPWKLVLSTTAPAASPNIVAQGDGDSITCTVHVDDELKDTRTSTGVHAQTFCLVKSA
- a CDS encoding MMPL/RND family transporter, producing MSHPVNNTADEPTAVIPKAGQPPHRSRIARLIRKFAIPVILFWIGVIIFLGSAVPSLDEVGKMRSVSMSPDQAASVIATKHVGEVFQEFKSNSSVMIVLESDQHLGAEAHAYYDEMIKKLEADTGHVEHIQDFWSDPLTAAGSQSNDGKAAYVQVYLRGNQGEALANESVQAAQDIIKGIKTPPDLKVYVTGPAALAADQHIAGDRSVKMIEGVTFLVIIVTLLLVYRSFITVLLTLMMVVLELSAAQGVVAALGFYDIIGLSTFATNLLVTLAIAAATDYAIFLIGRYQEARGAGESREDAYYTMFEGTAHVVLGSGLTVAGATFCLHFTRMPYFVSLGVPLAIGMVTVVFAALTLGPAVISVASRFRKTLEPKRAMRVRGWRKIGAVVVRWPAPILVGTIALSLVGLLTLPGYQPAYNDRLYLPADIPANEGYAAADRHFSAARMNPELMLIESDHDLRNSADFLVIDKIAKAIFKVPGISRSQTITRPEGKPIEHTSIPFLMSMSGTSQKMNEKYAQDSMANMLKQANDMQTNIDTMKKMQGITTQMAAVTHSMVGKMVNMTLDVADLRNHISDFDDFFRPIRNYLYWEPHCYDIPVCWSMRSIFDTLDGIDTMTDDIQNLMPDMLKLDKLMPQMVALMPEMISTMSRMKQYMLTMYQTQKGLQDQMQAQQDNASAMGEAFDNSRNDDSFYLPPEVFDNAEFKRGMKNFISPDGKAVRIIISHEGEPMSAEGISHIDAIKNAAKEAIKGTPLEGSKIYLGGTAATFKDLQEGADYDLLIAGISALALIFAIMLIITRSVVAAAVIVGTVVLSLGASFGLSVLLWQHLIGLNLHWMVIAMAVIILLAVGADYNLLLVARFKEEIHAGLNTGIIRSMGGTGSVVTSAGLVFAFTMMSMAVSELHVVGQVGTTIGLGLLFDTLIIRSLMTPAIAALMGKWFWWPQRVRQRPVPEPWPQPKQTGELQTASSSTGI